Genomic window (Streptomyces sp. NBC_01233):
CCGCTGGCCGTCTTTTCCCAGCCCAGTGCGCCCGCAGCCGCCGTCCCAGCCGGCCACGCATGCCATGTGACGGTAGGCGCCCCACAGACGGCCTGAGGGGCCGATACGACGAAGGCCCACCCCGCAGGGTGGGCCTTGACCTTGAGCAGCGACTTGCAGGTGGGGGCAGGGATCAGAGGGACTCGTCGGTGTCACCGTCCTCGCTCACCGGAGGAGCCGAGTAGTAGTCCGACGTCGCCGGTGTGACCGGCCACTTCGCGGACGCACCACGGGGCAGCGGATACCCGACGGCGAACAGCGCGCTGGACATCCGGATGTCCTGCACCTCGACCACCCGGGCGTCCTGGCGACCCCGGCCGGGCAGTGTGGTGATCCGTACGGCACGCAGCAACGGCACCCCGGCCGCAGGCATCAGCAGCGCCTCAGCCTCCTCGGGCGAGGGCATCCGCGCGGACACTTCCTCGCGCCAGGTCAGCGCCCGTCCGGCCCACTCCTCGACCCGGTCGTACATCCCGCCCATGCCGGTGTCCCCGCGCATCGCGGGAATCTCCTCGGTGACCCACGAGCCGATCCAGGAGTCGGCGAGCTGACGGTGCTCCTCGCGGCCGGGGTCGCCCACCATCCGCTTCCGCACGGTCAGCAGCTCCCCCGCCTCCGCGCCCAGGATCTCGGCGACGTCCGCCGGCACCGGAGCCTCGGTCACCCGGGTCCGCTCCCCGTCCGGCCACGGCAGGGCCCGCCAGTGCTGGACCTCGGGCCCGGAGAAGTAGCCCAGCTCGTCGCGCTCGATCTGCCGGGCCCGCACGGTCAGCCGGACGCGGTCCGGGTGCTCCTTCACGAAGACACCCGCCCGACGTCGGCTCTCGACCAGACCTTCCC
Coding sequences:
- a CDS encoding GntR family transcriptional regulator, which gives rise to EGLVESRRRAGVFVKEHPDRVRLTVRARQIERDELGYFSGPEVQHWRALPWPDGERTRVTEAPVPADVAEILGAEAGELLTVRKRMVGDPGREEHRQLADSWIGSWVTEEIPAMRGDTGMGGMYDRVEEWAGRALTWREEVSARMPSPEEAEALLMPAAGVPLLRAVRITTLPGRGRQDARVVEVQDIRMSSALFAVGYPLPRGASAKWPVTPATSDYYSAPPVSEDGDTDESL